Proteins from a genomic interval of Armatimonadia bacterium:
- a CDS encoding mannonate dehydratase, whose product MKLCDDLHDFSDEFMQFLQQIGVECVKVTGAKLMPPKGCGVVPEDELHKLQDRLAQHDLTLDVFLLPQGRDTQYWNARFGRPERDQEIEDVCRTIEVCGRNGIPVIEWTWSIIDVWGSDFGPWGRGGAGVRRYDYDKIKDLAPEPGYGVDADTMWERLEYFLKRIVPTAEAAGVKLAMHIQDPPQTPVLKGEARIISDFAGMKKLIELVDSPVNGLNLCQGTLAEQQDADVLGIVRYFLERDRIFHVHFRNVRGACPRFDEVFIDEGDVDMVAAMRLYHEFGYKYAMMPDHWPKVAGDAPLGLASRAYAHGYMRALMQMVNGWG is encoded by the coding sequence ATGAAGCTCTGTGATGACCTACACGACTTCTCCGACGAGTTCATGCAGTTCCTGCAGCAGATCGGCGTTGAGTGCGTCAAGGTGACCGGCGCCAAGCTCATGCCGCCGAAGGGCTGTGGCGTCGTGCCCGAGGACGAGTTGCACAAGCTGCAGGACCGCCTCGCACAGCACGACCTGACGCTGGACGTGTTCCTGCTCCCGCAGGGCCGTGACACGCAGTACTGGAATGCTCGCTTCGGCCGCCCCGAACGCGACCAGGAGATCGAGGACGTGTGCCGCACGATTGAGGTCTGCGGGCGCAACGGAATCCCGGTCATCGAGTGGACCTGGAGCATCATCGACGTCTGGGGCAGTGACTTCGGGCCATGGGGGAGAGGCGGCGCGGGCGTCCGGCGGTACGACTACGACAAGATCAAGGACCTCGCGCCGGAGCCGGGCTACGGTGTTGATGCCGACACGATGTGGGAGCGACTGGAGTACTTCCTGAAGCGGATCGTTCCGACTGCCGAGGCCGCAGGCGTCAAGCTCGCGATGCACATCCAGGACCCGCCGCAGACGCCCGTGCTCAAGGGTGAGGCGCGTATCATCAGCGACTTCGCGGGCATGAAGAAGCTGATCGAGTTGGTCGACAGCCCGGTCAACGGGCTGAACCTGTGCCAGGGAACGCTGGCCGAACAGCAGGACGCCGATGTGCTGGGGATCGTCCGCTACTTCCTCGAGCGCGACCGCATCTTCCACGTGCACTTCCGCAACGTCCGCGGCGCCTGCCCGCGGTTTGACGAGGTCTTCATCGACGAGGGCGACGTGGACATGGTCGCGGCCATGCGCCTGTATCATGAGTTCGGGTACAAGTACGCAATGATGCCGGATCACTGGCCGAAAGTCGCGGGAGACGCGCCTCTGGGGCTGGCCTCCCGGGCCTACGCGCACGGCTACATGCGGGCCCTGATGCAGATGGTGAACGGTTGGGGCTAG
- a CDS encoding DUF6259 domain-containing protein, translating to MLWALPLLMTMSLMETKAQDTVLQSDALTLTLRSAPAVHVAGLTHRASGVNLAVDSAPVPLFSLSLGPEGPDAITLTSLEAKRSGVSVESVPEGRRATLTYGDFPVAGITVTVRVTVPAKGPLTTWSLSLHSDTPLEVRSVRFPQLAAPQAIGDSADDVLVVPTYPGALIRNPVAAWSANQSLSIRYPGEMSAQFVAFQDTSAGLYLASQDSGANLRRLTIQRQTTGFGLTQEYVASTGKVSNWETPYPCVVGVTQGTWHDTADLYKGWAVQQAWCSRTLDQRADIPDWWKAGPLVHVCEVRTYKDGVESGSYYPKLVEHVNTLRTKTDSPIVLMLAGWEHFRRWSAGDYFPIFDQEAARPVISQLRAEGVRPFVFLSGLFWTHLNEGNNGNTPPVPEEWKPSFVRDLKTGELQSFVLNESRPGGTWRRHSYQFCVSAPGTRTFLHQVVDRAHEEGIDVVQMDQTTSGGGAACGSPDHGHPVGPGVYQTRDFLSLLADMRAYGKSKSPDSVLFHEEPHEELIPVLDGFHVREYKERFWYRGTPGAVGIPLFDYLYHEYAIGYGGDSCPIATRKDPWNTRCHAVNLITGRTPGVSVWGSQSVVADCDPDPMTVIRQHTHLLQRGGEPFLMLGRMLHPLRLQVPEMTYQISVQGKDGWHREPFVEPSVLTSSWQAADGRIAHVFVNPTPEARALTVGLDTRNLPTWPAAEVQLYSSAEGEQFRQVAASSSLPFHLERQIAPLEVLCVVLKPVPAK from the coding sequence ATGCTCTGGGCCCTGCCGCTCCTGATGACGATGAGCCTCATGGAGACGAAGGCACAGGACACAGTCCTTCAAAGCGACGCGCTGACGCTGACGTTACGATCTGCGCCTGCAGTCCATGTCGCGGGCCTGACGCACCGTGCAAGCGGCGTCAACCTTGCCGTCGACTCTGCGCCGGTGCCGCTCTTCTCGCTTTCCCTTGGGCCGGAAGGTCCTGACGCCATCACGCTCACGAGTCTCGAGGCCAAGCGCAGCGGCGTCTCTGTTGAGTCCGTGCCCGAGGGCCGGCGTGCCACGCTCACCTATGGCGACTTCCCCGTGGCCGGAATCACTGTGACTGTGCGAGTGACGGTGCCCGCAAAGGGGCCGCTCACCACCTGGAGCCTGAGTCTGCACAGTGACACGCCCCTTGAGGTGCGGTCCGTGCGCTTCCCACAGCTCGCGGCGCCGCAGGCGATCGGCGACTCTGCGGACGATGTCTTGGTGGTTCCGACCTACCCGGGTGCGCTGATCCGCAATCCTGTCGCCGCCTGGAGCGCCAACCAGTCGCTGTCGATCCGCTATCCCGGCGAGATGTCCGCGCAGTTCGTCGCCTTCCAGGATACGAGCGCGGGGCTGTACCTGGCGAGTCAGGACTCCGGGGCCAACCTGCGCCGACTGACCATACAGCGCCAGACCACGGGCTTCGGTCTCACACAGGAATACGTGGCTTCCACGGGCAAAGTCTCCAATTGGGAGACGCCCTATCCCTGTGTGGTGGGCGTTACGCAGGGCACCTGGCACGACACCGCCGACCTGTACAAAGGCTGGGCGGTGCAGCAGGCGTGGTGCAGCCGCACCCTCGATCAGCGCGCAGACATCCCCGATTGGTGGAAGGCCGGGCCACTGGTGCACGTGTGTGAGGTCCGCACCTATAAGGACGGCGTTGAGTCGGGCTCCTACTATCCGAAGCTTGTGGAGCACGTGAACACTCTTCGCACGAAGACCGACAGCCCCATCGTTCTGATGCTCGCAGGCTGGGAGCACTTCCGCCGGTGGTCAGCCGGCGACTACTTCCCGATCTTCGACCAGGAGGCTGCGCGCCCGGTCATCTCGCAGCTTCGCGCCGAGGGTGTGCGGCCCTTTGTCTTCCTCTCCGGCCTGTTCTGGACGCATCTCAACGAGGGCAACAATGGCAACACGCCACCCGTGCCTGAGGAGTGGAAGCCCTCCTTCGTCCGTGATCTCAAGACCGGGGAGCTCCAGAGCTTCGTGCTCAATGAGTCCCGCCCCGGCGGCACGTGGAGACGTCACTCCTACCAGTTCTGCGTCTCTGCCCCTGGAACGCGGACCTTCCTCCACCAGGTCGTTGACCGCGCTCACGAGGAGGGCATTGACGTCGTGCAAATGGACCAGACCACCTCGGGGGGTGGGGCCGCTTGCGGCTCGCCGGACCATGGCCATCCCGTTGGCCCAGGCGTCTACCAGACCCGCGATTTCCTCTCGCTCCTGGCGGACATGCGCGCCTACGGGAAGAGCAAGTCGCCGGACTCCGTGCTCTTCCATGAGGAGCCGCACGAGGAGCTGATCCCTGTTCTCGACGGCTTCCATGTTCGCGAGTACAAGGAGCGTTTCTGGTATCGCGGCACACCCGGCGCTGTGGGCATCCCTCTGTTTGACTATCTGTACCACGAGTACGCCATCGGTTACGGAGGCGACAGTTGCCCGATCGCCACGCGGAAGGACCCGTGGAACACCCGCTGCCATGCGGTCAACCTGATCACCGGCCGCACGCCGGGCGTCTCGGTCTGGGGTAGCCAGTCGGTCGTGGCGGACTGCGACCCGGACCCGATGACCGTCATCCGCCAACACACCCATCTGCTGCAGCGCGGGGGAGAGCCCTTCCTGATGCTCGGGAGGATGCTGCACCCGTTGCGGCTGCAGGTGCCGGAGATGACCTACCAGATCAGTGTGCAGGGCAAGGACGGCTGGCACCGGGAGCCCTTCGTCGAGCCTTCCGTCCTCACGAGTTCTTGGCAGGCCGCCGACGGTCGCATCGCCCATGTGTTCGTCAATCCGACGCCGGAGGCCCGTGCCCTGACTGTGGGCCTCGATACCCGGAACCTCCCGACATGGCCTGCTGCGGAGGTACAGTTGTACAGCAGCGCCGAGGGCGAGCAGTTCCGTCAGGTTGCCGCGTCCAGTTCGCTGCCCTTCCACCTTGAGCGGCAGATCGCGCCGCTGGAGGTGCTGTGCGTGGTACTCAAGCCGGTGCCGGCGAAGTAA
- a CDS encoding LamG-like jellyroll fold domain-containing protein, producing the protein MRATQPSVSVFLVTLLLLCEGHVLSAPAPVMEWRLDATQVTGQSVKASVGGLDGTAAKPARLSPSPAYMDFDGTESVLVRPKGEAVNLPAEKLTVEVWVALRETCEWGGFIGYFQDNGTFEKGWVLGNRRGSFSFGLSSKGADDGNGAMTYLLASQPVPLRKWCHVVGTYDGSSLRIYVNGELSTSSEAQKGDLLYAPADLMIGAYKDDDEFNCMDGALNLVRLYDTALTAEEVRERYASTRQAFDSAPPLAVARPVFEPILVDGPWASFGPQGVATLHWDTKKPCPSVLKFGKQGDAPKDIRTEALTCSHSVRLEGLERNTAYSYSICVPLGDSLTETPAYPLDTQFDYSPSPLPAGAEPYPPGATDDLFARAAEFILRDSGIDRGYCLDLGCGDGRLGWEIARRSGLRVIGVSTDAAAVARGREALLAAGCYGPRLTLHKLDSLSNLPFADYTFNLVISNEALASGAVPGSAAEVFARLRPLGGKAYVGAPAASETALQAWLRGADGADRAPTPAVGTTPPPRDPVRRLQDGPGGRWAILEHREALPGAGEWTHAYGNAAQTAGSGDFLVYGTTGDNLEVQWFGLPGPNAMVDRLARKQGPLSTAGRLFTLANDRIIAQDAYNGTILWSTEMPGLLRNNLPRNTGNACADDRHLFVAMRDRCWRLDTATGQRDFSYPVTEGQSDEEMFWGYVACTGGVLVGSAVRRGNFETEYKGPRFWFDGQTGRDVLNVCSDSLFACAIDDGTRLWTYSGGLVINSTLAMSGGRLYFLESRAPEALEAVSRQLGAPLWSDVRLVALDVHTGKVLWTRPFEHPEQPIVVYLLCDAERLAVVSSFGGKYRLRTFSTSDGAAGWQAEDPWRTNNHGHHIQHPVLTMGRLFLEPHVYDWETGSKLDLTFPGRSKCGTITAAATLLHYRDLSDEVWNLTTNTQSEFNLLRSGCWIGMISGNGLLMSPESAGGCTCRWPVYTSLTYRTKNDY; encoded by the coding sequence ATGCGTGCTACACAACCTTCTGTCTCAGTCTTCCTGGTCACCCTCCTGCTGCTGTGCGAGGGGCATGTCCTGAGTGCTCCCGCTCCGGTGATGGAGTGGCGTCTCGATGCTACCCAGGTCACAGGCCAGAGCGTGAAGGCCTCCGTCGGCGGTCTCGACGGCACGGCAGCAAAACCTGCACGCTTGTCTCCCTCGCCCGCTTACATGGACTTCGACGGCACGGAGTCTGTACTCGTCAGGCCAAAGGGCGAGGCAGTCAACCTGCCTGCCGAGAAGCTCACGGTCGAGGTCTGGGTGGCTCTTCGCGAGACCTGCGAATGGGGCGGCTTCATCGGCTACTTCCAGGACAACGGGACCTTCGAGAAGGGTTGGGTGCTGGGTAACCGCAGGGGTAGCTTCTCCTTTGGGCTGTCCAGTAAGGGCGCCGACGACGGTAATGGCGCCATGACCTACCTTCTGGCCTCCCAGCCGGTGCCGCTGCGGAAATGGTGTCATGTGGTCGGCACTTACGACGGCTCGTCGCTGCGGATCTATGTGAACGGAGAGCTCTCGACCTCCTCGGAGGCGCAGAAGGGTGACCTCCTCTACGCGCCGGCAGACCTGATGATCGGCGCCTACAAGGACGACGACGAGTTCAACTGCATGGATGGCGCCCTGAACCTGGTGCGCCTCTACGATACCGCGCTGACAGCGGAGGAAGTGCGGGAGCGATACGCGAGCACGCGCCAGGCCTTCGATAGTGCGCCACCACTTGCGGTCGCAAGGCCGGTTTTCGAGCCGATCCTGGTGGATGGTCCCTGGGCAAGCTTCGGCCCGCAGGGCGTGGCGACCCTACACTGGGACACGAAGAAGCCCTGCCCCAGTGTACTGAAGTTCGGCAAGCAGGGAGACGCTCCGAAGGACATCCGCACCGAGGCGCTGACGTGCTCGCACAGTGTGCGGCTGGAAGGTCTGGAGCGGAACACGGCCTATAGCTACTCGATCTGTGTCCCCCTGGGTGACTCTCTAACGGAGACGCCGGCCTACCCGCTGGACACTCAGTTCGACTACTCGCCCTCGCCACTTCCCGCGGGGGCCGAACCGTACCCACCAGGCGCGACCGATGACCTGTTCGCCCGGGCCGCCGAGTTCATCCTGCGCGACAGTGGCATCGACCGGGGCTACTGCCTTGACCTGGGTTGTGGCGACGGGAGACTTGGCTGGGAGATCGCCCGCCGCTCCGGACTGAGGGTGATAGGCGTCTCGACCGATGCCGCAGCCGTGGCTCGTGGACGGGAGGCGCTCCTTGCGGCGGGATGCTACGGTCCGCGGTTGACTCTCCACAAGCTCGATAGCCTCTCGAACCTCCCCTTCGCCGACTATACCTTCAACCTTGTCATATCCAACGAGGCGTTGGCCTCGGGAGCCGTTCCCGGCTCGGCTGCGGAGGTGTTCGCCAGGCTGCGTCCACTCGGTGGGAAAGCCTACGTGGGCGCTCCTGCCGCAAGTGAGACAGCGTTGCAGGCATGGTTGCGTGGGGCTGATGGGGCCGACCGAGCACCGACTCCAGCCGTGGGCACCACACCTCCACCACGCGATCCTGTCAGGCGCTTGCAGGACGGCCCGGGCGGCCGGTGGGCAATCCTTGAGCATCGTGAGGCTCTGCCCGGGGCCGGCGAGTGGACCCACGCCTACGGGAACGCCGCTCAGACCGCCGGCAGTGGAGACTTCCTTGTCTACGGCACCACGGGCGACAACCTGGAAGTCCAGTGGTTCGGCCTGCCGGGACCCAACGCAATGGTGGATCGCTTGGCCCGCAAGCAGGGGCCCTTGTCTACCGCGGGTAGGCTCTTCACGCTCGCCAACGACCGCATCATCGCCCAGGATGCCTACAACGGAACGATCCTCTGGTCGACGGAGATGCCTGGGCTGCTGCGCAACAACCTTCCTCGCAACACGGGCAACGCCTGTGCGGACGATAGGCACCTGTTTGTCGCAATGCGCGACCGGTGCTGGCGCCTCGACACCGCCACCGGTCAGCGCGACTTCAGCTACCCGGTGACCGAGGGCCAAAGCGACGAGGAGATGTTCTGGGGCTACGTGGCGTGCACCGGCGGTGTTCTGGTGGGCAGCGCCGTCAGGAGAGGCAACTTCGAGACCGAGTACAAGGGCCCCAGGTTCTGGTTCGATGGACAGACCGGGCGGGACGTGCTCAATGTCTGTAGCGACAGCCTGTTCGCCTGCGCCATCGATGACGGCACCCGTCTTTGGACCTACTCCGGTGGACTTGTGATCAACTCGACCCTCGCCATGAGCGGGGGCAGACTCTACTTTCTGGAGAGCCGTGCCCCCGAGGCGCTGGAAGCTGTCAGCCGACAGCTCGGAGCCCCCTTGTGGAGCGACGTCCGCCTGGTGGCACTCGACGTGCACACCGGAAAGGTCCTCTGGACACGCCCCTTCGAGCATCCCGAGCAGCCCATCGTGGTCTACTTGCTGTGCGACGCGGAACGGCTTGCCGTGGTGAGCTCCTTTGGGGGCAAGTACCGCCTGCGGACCTTCTCGACCAGCGACGGAGCCGCGGGCTGGCAGGCCGAGGACCCCTGGCGCACCAACAACCACGGGCACCACATACAGCACCCGGTGCTCACGATGGGACGGCTATTCCTGGAGCCCCACGTCTACGACTGGGAGACGGGCAGCAAGCTCGACCTCACCTTCCCCGGCAGGTCGAAGTGCGGGACGATCACGGCGGCCGCCACCTTGCTGCACTACCGGGACCTCAGCGACGAGGTGTGGAACCTGACCACGAACACCCAGAGCGAGTTCAACCTGCTGCGGTCTGGGTGCTGGATCGGGATGATCTCCGGCAACGGTCTGCTCATGTCTCCCGAGTCCGCCGGCGGCTGCACTTGCCGCTGGCCAGTCTACACGTCGCTGACCTACCGCACGAAGAACGACTACTGA
- a CDS encoding PQQ-binding-like beta-propeller repeat protein yields the protein MTGNLPGRARPLVWGTLVLFSAALGWAEDWPTYNHDARRSGTTAERLSVASLGLRWTYESSVPIQPAWPGPAPRDFYNSPTVNNADRLDLDAVFQVAAVGDCVLFGSPSEDTLWCLDAKTGRPRWHFVADGPVRFAPHVVDGRVYFGADDGVVYCLALSDGALLWQTPIAPSAHKVPSDGKLVSLWPNRSGVVVRDGVVYCAAGVFPAEGVYVCALDARLGSDTGPGLYRERFIDMSLQGYVLASPERVYFPGGRSGPWVFTRLSGERKGQLGGGGGTYAVVSEDDSLIYGPGKTSATLEEFRGSTRDNLAAFPGGRHIVVTRDCSYVATSAELICIDRTRYLQIGAEIAALDAERSKQKRGTAEYDALTQKIARVAEGREACYRWRVPTDCSDCLILAGTNLFAGGVGKVAAFSTEDGAQLWQAPVEGVVKGLAVANGRLFASTDKSRIYCFQ from the coding sequence ATGACAGGGAACCTACCTGGTCGCGCCCGGCCTCTGGTCTGGGGCACCCTTGTGCTTTTCTCGGCTGCCCTGGGTTGGGCCGAGGACTGGCCGACCTACAACCACGATGCCCGGCGTAGCGGCACGACGGCCGAACGCCTCAGCGTGGCCTCGCTTGGGCTGCGCTGGACGTATGAGTCCAGCGTCCCGATTCAGCCTGCCTGGCCTGGGCCGGCCCCGAGGGACTTCTACAACTCACCCACTGTGAACAACGCGGACCGACTGGACCTCGATGCTGTGTTCCAGGTTGCAGCGGTGGGCGACTGTGTGCTATTCGGCTCGCCCTCGGAGGATACTCTCTGGTGCCTCGATGCGAAGACCGGTCGCCCGAGATGGCACTTCGTGGCCGATGGACCGGTGCGGTTCGCCCCGCACGTCGTCGACGGCAGAGTCTACTTCGGCGCCGACGACGGAGTGGTGTACTGCCTGGCCCTGTCGGACGGTGCGTTGCTGTGGCAGACGCCCATCGCGCCCAGCGCTCACAAGGTGCCCAGCGATGGTAAGCTGGTCTCTCTCTGGCCCAACCGAAGCGGCGTCGTGGTCCGGGATGGCGTCGTCTACTGCGCTGCCGGTGTCTTCCCTGCGGAGGGCGTCTATGTCTGCGCTCTGGACGCCCGCCTGGGCTCTGATACCGGCCCGGGGCTCTATCGTGAGCGGTTCATCGACATGTCACTGCAGGGCTACGTGCTGGCCTCGCCCGAGCGAGTCTACTTCCCCGGTGGCCGCTCGGGACCCTGGGTCTTCACTCGCCTTTCGGGGGAACGCAAGGGTCAGTTGGGTGGCGGCGGCGGCACCTATGCCGTGGTCTCTGAGGACGACTCCCTGATCTACGGGCCGGGCAAGACCTCGGCAACGCTTGAGGAGTTCCGCGGGTCTACGCGCGACAACCTTGCTGCCTTCCCCGGCGGTCGTCATATCGTGGTGACACGCGACTGCAGCTACGTCGCCACCAGCGCTGAGCTGATCTGCATCGACCGGACGCGCTACCTGCAGATCGGAGCCGAGATCGCCGCACTCGATGCTGAGCGCAGCAAACAGAAGCGCGGCACCGCCGAGTACGACGCCCTCACACAGAAGATCGCCAGGGTCGCCGAAGGGCGAGAGGCCTGCTACCGGTGGCGAGTGCCTACGGACTGCTCCGACTGCCTGATCCTGGCCGGTACGAACCTGTTCGCCGGAGGAGTTGGCAAGGTCGCCGCCTTCTCGACCGAGGACGGTGCCCAGCTGTGGCAGGCTCCCGTCGAGGGCGTCGTGAAGGGCCTCGCAGTCGCGAACGGACGCCTGTTCGCGAGCACTGACAAGTCACGCATCTACTGCTTCCAGTAG
- a CDS encoding metallophosphoesterase translates to MPFTMAVMADNHLPSVSGTAQEACLDWALEALRTRRPDLLVVAGDVTAAGSPEAATTFRSKLDRSGLSYLITPGNSDLRNPPQRSTVLAALETASVLDHRECRVVLVDTAEGGVTPEARLALTQADHGLGDRALVVVTHCPPESLVPESRQWFEAWAQQVRPSLVLAAHTHRDRQCHWAGTTLHVVRGVDPDKAIGGPPALVMFELQEGAWRRSDLCFPDGTADGWSSAESEDFGAMLGLACSRDVCGGLLRAAAEKVPCMELRAKAAAAELEGLCDALEAWRASDGRYLSWHMPDVPWTEDGAPSDELATWRDLLRLGLERGLQALTVHVPRAPVRLMQPDSPTWRSLGDLYCRLLEPAVARGVLVHVENMHMTARDAPDDSRRYGYLPEECLAWVDELRSQLGRETVRMLLDLGHARNNDPFASEFTLGAWYALVGQHTGGYHLHQVVSSDGGMKNHQPVTDLHGPLVSFSSFLWAWHAGQLNHAPVFIEVPDAEGQRVSLQTFRRMLKL, encoded by the coding sequence ATGCCTTTCACGATGGCCGTCATGGCCGACAACCACTTGCCCTCAGTCTCAGGTACGGCTCAGGAAGCCTGTCTGGACTGGGCACTGGAAGCGCTAAGGACTCGCCGGCCTGACCTCCTTGTTGTGGCCGGCGACGTCACGGCAGCCGGTTCACCCGAGGCCGCCACCACCTTCCGGAGCAAGCTGGACCGAAGCGGCCTATCATATCTCATCACACCGGGTAACTCCGACCTGCGCAACCCGCCGCAACGAAGCACGGTCCTGGCTGCCCTGGAGACAGCCTCCGTGCTGGATCACCGGGAGTGCCGGGTAGTGCTGGTGGATACCGCCGAGGGCGGGGTGACGCCCGAGGCCCGTCTTGCCCTCACGCAAGCCGACCACGGCCTTGGCGACAGGGCGCTTGTGGTGGTGACCCACTGCCCGCCGGAGTCGCTGGTGCCTGAGAGCAGACAGTGGTTTGAGGCCTGGGCGCAGCAGGTGCGTCCGTCACTGGTCCTTGCAGCCCACACGCACCGTGACCGGCAATGCCACTGGGCCGGGACGACGCTGCATGTTGTGCGAGGGGTAGATCCCGACAAGGCGATCGGCGGACCGCCGGCCCTTGTGATGTTCGAGCTGCAGGAGGGTGCCTGGCGCCGGAGTGACCTGTGCTTCCCCGACGGGACCGCGGACGGTTGGTCATCTGCCGAGAGTGAGGACTTCGGCGCGATGCTGGGCCTGGCCTGTTCGCGAGATGTCTGCGGCGGCCTGCTGCGGGCGGCTGCGGAGAAGGTGCCCTGTATGGAGCTGCGCGCGAAGGCTGCGGCGGCTGAGCTTGAGGGCCTTTGTGATGCTCTGGAGGCATGGCGTGCGTCCGATGGCCGTTACCTCTCCTGGCACATGCCTGATGTGCCGTGGACAGAGGACGGGGCTCCGTCCGACGAGTTGGCGACCTGGCGAGACCTGCTGCGCCTTGGTCTCGAGAGAGGCCTTCAGGCCCTGACGGTTCACGTGCCACGCGCACCGGTGAGGCTCATGCAACCTGATTCACCGACGTGGCGCAGCCTGGGCGACCTCTACTGCCGTCTGCTCGAACCGGCGGTTGCCCGTGGGGTGCTTGTGCACGTCGAGAACATGCACATGACCGCCAGGGACGCGCCCGACGATTCCCGTCGCTACGGGTACCTCCCTGAGGAGTGTCTCGCTTGGGTCGATGAGCTGCGGTCACAGTTGGGGAGGGAGACGGTCCGGATGCTGCTTGACCTGGGCCACGCGCGCAACAACGACCCCTTCGCGAGCGAGTTCACACTCGGAGCCTGGTACGCCCTTGTCGGGCAACACACGGGCGGGTACCACCTGCACCAGGTGGTGTCGAGCGACGGGGGAATGAAGAACCATCAGCCGGTGACGGACCTCCATGGCCCCCTGGTCTCCTTCAGTTCCTTCCTCTGGGCCTGGCACGCGGGGCAACTGAACCACGCCCCCGTGTTCATTGAGGTCCCCGACGCGGAGGGGCAGAGGGTCAGCCTGCAGACCTTCCGGCGGATGCTGAAGCTCTGA
- a CDS encoding class I SAM-dependent methyltransferase, with translation MTDQLGTMLTRCRTYTNLDDLEARDTLFATGERYDALVRLLRFGVDQLQEVLAVGRYEYVAEHVVGKKVVDCASGAGYGASILAQRGAESVLGIDLDPATVGYAQKHYGRSGTLRFVQGDALALGSLLVEPPDCVVSFETLEHLPEAGSFLDGVREVLMPRRGTLFLSCPIASAMDGDNPYHLHDFTPEAFASLVHERFAEVTLITQFYGLRPGLRKVGRLSRVLRNAWMGPHAGMFPADEVAWARRTLCHPFIQIAIARNP, from the coding sequence ATGACCGATCAGCTCGGCACAATGCTCACGCGCTGCAGGACCTACACTAACCTCGACGATCTCGAGGCCCGTGATACCCTCTTCGCCACGGGCGAGCGGTACGATGCCCTGGTCCGTCTCCTCCGCTTCGGTGTCGACCAACTCCAGGAGGTTCTGGCGGTCGGTCGCTATGAGTACGTGGCGGAGCACGTGGTGGGGAAGAAGGTCGTTGACTGCGCGAGTGGGGCAGGCTATGGGGCGTCGATCCTTGCTCAACGCGGCGCTGAGAGCGTGCTTGGGATCGACCTCGACCCAGCTACAGTGGGCTACGCGCAGAAGCACTACGGGAGGTCGGGGACGCTGCGCTTTGTGCAGGGCGATGCCCTGGCGCTTGGCAGCCTCCTCGTCGAGCCGCCCGACTGTGTGGTGTCCTTTGAGACGCTTGAGCACCTCCCCGAGGCTGGGAGCTTCCTGGATGGGGTCCGTGAGGTCCTGATGCCGAGGCGCGGGACGCTATTCCTCTCGTGCCCCATCGCCAGCGCAATGGACGGCGACAATCCCTACCACCTGCACGACTTCACCCCCGAGGCTTTCGCTTCACTGGTCCACGAGCGCTTCGCCGAGGTGACCCTCATCACCCAGTTCTACGGACTGCGGCCCGGTCTGCGGAAGGTTGGGCGTCTGTCGCGGGTCCTGCGGAACGCATGGATGGGACCGCATGCGGGGATGTTCCCGGCAGACGAGGTCGCTTGGGCTCGCAGGACGCTCTGTCATCCCTTCATCCAGATCGCGATCGCCCGGAACCCCTGA